A single window of Microbacterium oryzae DNA harbors:
- the hflX gene encoding GTPase HflX: protein MTDTIDPDVQTDPMSDPVDRVLSHAESRSGVRTFGGAQALQDAGTAAGSTTDGEQWDLEARHALRRVPGLSTELEDVTEVEYRQLRLENVVLVGVYAQGSLVDAENSLRELAALAETAGSTVLDGVLQRRPHPDPATYVGRGKAEELKDIVTSVGADTVIADTELAPSQRRALEDAIKVKVIDRTAVILDIFAQHAKTREGKAQVELAQLEYLLPRLRGWGESMSRQAGGQVGAGGAGMGSRGPGETKIELDRRRIRTRMAQLRKQIKEFAPARDAKRSERKRNTIPSVAIAGYTNAGKSSLLNRLTSAGVLVENALFATLDATVRRTETADGRVFTFADTVGFVRNLPHQLVEAFRSTLEEVADADVIVHVVDGHHPDPAGQIATVRDVMADVGARDIREIVVFNKADLIDDDTRMVLRGLEPDAVFVSSRTGEGVAELRAVVEDALPVPAVEVRALVPYERGDLLSAIHETGIFLEQEHESGGTRVHVRVSPRLAAELEQFAGTQ from the coding sequence TTGACAGACACCATCGATCCCGATGTGCAGACCGATCCGATGTCGGATCCGGTTGACCGCGTGCTCTCGCACGCCGAATCGCGCTCGGGAGTCCGCACCTTCGGCGGCGCGCAGGCGCTGCAGGATGCGGGAACCGCCGCCGGTTCGACCACCGACGGCGAGCAGTGGGACCTCGAGGCGCGCCATGCGCTGCGTCGCGTGCCGGGCCTCTCGACCGAGCTCGAGGACGTCACCGAGGTCGAGTACCGCCAGCTGCGCCTCGAGAACGTCGTGCTCGTGGGCGTCTACGCGCAGGGCTCGCTCGTCGATGCGGAGAACTCGCTGCGCGAGCTCGCCGCCCTCGCGGAGACCGCCGGCTCGACCGTGCTCGACGGCGTGCTGCAGCGCCGCCCCCACCCGGACCCCGCGACCTACGTGGGGCGCGGCAAGGCGGAGGAGCTGAAGGACATCGTCACGTCCGTCGGGGCAGACACCGTCATCGCCGACACCGAGCTCGCACCGAGCCAGCGTCGCGCGCTGGAGGACGCCATCAAGGTGAAGGTCATCGACCGCACCGCGGTGATCCTCGACATCTTCGCGCAGCACGCCAAGACCCGCGAGGGCAAGGCCCAGGTCGAGCTGGCGCAGCTCGAGTACCTCCTGCCGCGCCTCCGCGGCTGGGGCGAGTCGATGAGCCGTCAGGCCGGTGGCCAGGTCGGTGCCGGCGGGGCCGGCATGGGCTCCCGCGGACCCGGTGAGACGAAGATCGAGCTCGACCGCCGTCGCATCCGCACGCGGATGGCGCAGCTGCGCAAGCAGATCAAGGAGTTCGCGCCCGCGCGCGACGCCAAGCGGTCCGAGCGCAAGCGCAACACCATCCCGTCCGTGGCGATCGCCGGCTACACCAACGCCGGCAAATCGTCCCTGCTGAACCGGCTGACGAGCGCCGGCGTCCTCGTGGAGAACGCGCTGTTCGCGACGCTGGACGCCACCGTGCGCCGCACCGAGACCGCGGACGGCCGCGTGTTCACGTTCGCCGACACCGTCGGATTCGTCCGCAACCTGCCGCACCAGCTCGTGGAGGCGTTCCGCTCCACGCTCGAGGAGGTCGCCGACGCAGACGTCATCGTGCATGTGGTCGACGGTCACCACCCCGACCCGGCCGGGCAGATCGCGACCGTCCGCGATGTGATGGCGGATGTGGGGGCGCGCGACATCCGCGAGATCGTCGTCTTCAACAAGGCCGACCTCATCGACGACGACACGCGGATGGTGCTGCGCGGCCTCGAGCCGGACGCCGTGTTCGTCTCCTCCCGCACGGGGGAGGGCGTCGCGGAGCTCCGAGCGGTCGTCGAGGACGCCCTGCCGGTCCCGGCCGTCGAGGTGAGGGCGCTCGTCCCCTACGAGCGCGGCGATCTCCTGTCGGCCATCCACGAGACGGGCATCTTCCTGGAGCAGGAGCACGAGTCCGGCGGCACGCGCGTGCACGTCCGCGTCTCGCCGCGCCTGGCCGCCGAGCTCGAGCAGTTCGCCGGCACCCAGTGA
- a CDS encoding class I SAM-dependent methyltransferase, with product MGDHYFSANPSTPEQLRRIAVTLADRDVEVTTAGGVFSPDHVDTGTRVLLANAPEPPAGGDFLDLGAGWGPISLSLAMLSPRARIWAVDVNERALDLVRRNADDLGLDNVNAVRPEDVPADVSFRTIWSNPPIRVGKAVLHELMETWLPRLAERSDAYLVVQRNLGSDSLHRWLEATLEDDFSVHRHATSKGFRVLRVRHQGPGAAQA from the coding sequence ATGGGGGACCATTACTTCAGCGCGAATCCCTCCACCCCCGAACAGCTCCGCCGCATCGCCGTGACCCTGGCCGATCGCGATGTCGAGGTGACCACCGCGGGCGGAGTGTTCAGCCCCGATCATGTCGACACCGGCACCCGGGTGCTGCTGGCGAATGCGCCCGAGCCCCCGGCGGGCGGCGACTTCCTCGATCTCGGCGCCGGATGGGGGCCGATCTCGCTGAGCCTCGCCATGCTGTCGCCGCGCGCCCGGATCTGGGCGGTCGACGTCAACGAGCGCGCTCTCGATCTCGTCCGACGCAATGCCGATGATCTCGGCCTCGACAATGTCAACGCCGTGCGGCCGGAGGATGTTCCCGCGGATGTCTCCTTCCGCACCATCTGGTCGAACCCGCCCATCCGGGTGGGCAAGGCCGTCCTGCACGAGCTGATGGAGACCTGGCTGCCGCGGCTGGCGGAGCGCAGCGACGCGTACCTCGTCGTGCAGCGGAACCTCGGCTCCGACTCCCTGCATCGCTGGCTGGAGGCGACGCTCGAGGACGATTTCAGCGTGCACCGGCACGCCACGTCGAAGGGCTTCCGCGTGCTCCGGGTGCGGCACCAGGGACCGGGCGCCGCTCAGGCGTGA
- a CDS encoding LysR family transcriptional regulator ArgP, producing MNVPPDLAATVAAIVEEGSLDAAARALQITPSAVSQRLRALEAQLGRVLIVRSRPARATEAGAVVVRLARQYALLAHDAAVALGLEGPGLARVPIAVNADSLATWLLPGLEPVTRTHDVTFELRREDEDRTVALLEAGTVMAAVTSQREPIAGCTVTALGDTIYDAVATPGYSARWLPDGVTPQALARAPLIDFDRADDVQSSWLRAQGVDPTTVPRHYVPASEDYAAAVRLGLGWGMLPPLQSKPGLEAGLLLKLGEPRLRVPLYWQQWNLRSPLLTAIRDAVVTAARAALPPERS from the coding sequence ATGAACGTGCCTCCCGACCTCGCCGCCACCGTCGCCGCGATCGTGGAGGAGGGGAGCCTTGACGCGGCCGCCCGCGCGCTGCAGATCACGCCATCGGCCGTGAGTCAGCGGCTGCGGGCGCTCGAGGCCCAGCTGGGGCGCGTGCTCATCGTCCGCTCCCGCCCCGCCAGGGCGACCGAGGCGGGTGCGGTGGTCGTCCGCCTGGCGCGGCAGTACGCGCTGCTCGCGCACGACGCGGCGGTGGCACTCGGCCTCGAGGGCCCGGGGCTCGCGCGGGTCCCGATCGCTGTGAACGCCGACTCGCTCGCGACCTGGCTGCTCCCGGGCCTGGAGCCGGTCACCCGCACGCATGACGTGACCTTCGAGCTGCGCCGGGAGGACGAGGACCGCACGGTCGCGCTCCTCGAGGCGGGAACGGTGATGGCGGCGGTGACCTCGCAGCGCGAGCCGATCGCGGGATGCACGGTCACCGCGCTCGGCGACACCATCTACGACGCGGTTGCGACGCCCGGATACTCCGCGCGCTGGCTGCCCGACGGCGTGACGCCGCAGGCGCTCGCCCGCGCGCCGCTCATCGACTTCGACCGCGCCGACGACGTGCAGTCCTCGTGGCTGCGCGCGCAGGGGGTCGACCCGACGACGGTGCCGCGCCACTACGTGCCGGCCTCGGAGGACTACGCGGCCGCCGTGCGGCTCGGGCTCGGCTGGGGCATGCTGCCTCCGCTGCAGTCAAAGCCGGGTCTCGAAGCCGGGCTCCTCCTGAAGCTCGGGGAGCCGCGCCTGCGCGTGCCGCTCTACTGGCAGCAGTGGAACCTGCGCTCGCCGCTGCTCACGGCCATCCGCGACGCCGTCGTCACCGCGGCGCGTGCGGCGCTGCCTCCCGAGCGGAGCTGA
- a CDS encoding LysE/ArgO family amino acid transporter, whose translation MLTALLAGFGLSLSLIVAPGAQNVFLLKMGIRRQHAVALALTCFLSDVVLVSAGVGGFGVAVQHLPWLFQAVKWAGVVFLAGYALSAAWRALRPTGEAISVSGGAPVGGAAERTPPAARADDGGTTTATLTRPRTVAATLTPALLSCLAITWLNPHTYLDTVLLLGSISTSYGADRWMFGIGAILGSGVWFAFLTAMARVAARWLRSPRSWRVLDGVIAVVMAALATTLAIAG comes from the coding sequence GTGCTCACCGCCCTGCTCGCCGGATTCGGCCTCAGCCTGTCCCTCATCGTCGCGCCCGGCGCGCAGAACGTCTTCCTGCTGAAGATGGGCATCCGCCGCCAGCACGCGGTCGCACTCGCGCTGACGTGCTTCCTCAGCGATGTCGTGCTCGTCTCCGCGGGCGTGGGCGGCTTCGGCGTCGCCGTGCAGCACCTCCCCTGGCTCTTCCAGGCCGTGAAGTGGGCGGGCGTCGTGTTCCTCGCCGGCTACGCCCTGAGCGCCGCCTGGCGCGCGCTGCGCCCGACAGGCGAGGCGATCTCGGTCTCCGGGGGCGCGCCCGTGGGCGGCGCGGCGGAGCGCACGCCCCCGGCCGCGCGCGCCGACGACGGCGGGACGACCACCGCCACCCTCACTCGCCCCCGCACCGTGGCGGCCACGCTGACACCCGCCCTGCTGTCGTGCCTCGCGATCACCTGGCTCAACCCGCACACGTACCTCGACACGGTGCTGCTGCTGGGCTCGATCTCGACGAGCTACGGCGCGGACCGCTGGATGTTCGGTATCGGCGCCATCCTCGGCAGCGGCGTCTGGTTCGCGTTCCTCACTGCCATGGCGCGCGTCGCCGCGCGCTGGCTGCGCTCGCCGCGCTCGTGGCGCGTGCTCGACGGCGTCATCGCGGTCGTCATGGCCGCTCTCGCCACCACGCTCGCGATCGCGGGCTGA
- the dapF gene encoding diaminopimelate epimerase, with protein sequence MAEIQFTKGHGTGNDFVIVADPDGELDLSADQIAALCDRRFGIGADGLLRVVRSRALPEGAAALAEEPAAEWFMDYRNADGSIAEMCGNGTRVFARYLLDSDLAELPAGSTLPIGTRAGVKDITRSETGFQVDLGRWRAEPGDPLVRAKGLPVARPGMGVDLGNPHVVVALASEEELAGLDLTVQPMIEPEPPHGANVEFVVPQGVKDGIGRIRMRVFERGVGETLSCGTGTAAAALAVRDWAGAAAPDFWRVDVPGGTLGVRMFPTEEGEHVALSGPAVLVFSGVVALA encoded by the coding sequence ATGGCGGAGATCCAGTTCACCAAGGGCCACGGCACGGGCAACGACTTCGTCATCGTCGCCGATCCCGACGGCGAGCTCGACCTCAGCGCCGACCAGATCGCCGCGCTGTGCGACCGGCGCTTCGGCATCGGCGCGGATGGCCTCCTGCGCGTCGTGCGCTCGCGCGCGCTTCCCGAGGGCGCGGCTGCGCTGGCGGAGGAGCCGGCCGCCGAGTGGTTCATGGACTATCGGAACGCCGACGGCTCGATCGCCGAGATGTGCGGGAACGGCACTCGGGTCTTCGCGCGGTATCTGCTGGATTCGGATCTCGCCGAGCTGCCCGCCGGATCGACGCTGCCGATCGGCACTCGCGCGGGCGTCAAGGACATCACCCGCAGCGAGACCGGCTTCCAGGTCGACCTCGGGCGGTGGCGGGCAGAGCCGGGCGACCCCCTGGTGCGGGCGAAGGGCCTGCCGGTGGCGCGGCCCGGGATGGGGGTCGACCTCGGCAACCCGCACGTCGTGGTGGCGCTCGCCTCGGAGGAGGAGCTTGCGGGCCTCGACCTCACCGTGCAGCCGATGATCGAGCCCGAGCCGCCGCACGGTGCGAACGTCGAGTTCGTCGTGCCGCAGGGCGTGAAGGACGGCATCGGCCGCATCCGGATGCGGGTGTTCGAACGCGGCGTCGGGGAGACCCTCTCGTGCGGCACGGGCACCGCGGCGGCCGCCCTCGCCGTGCGGGACTGGGCGGGCGCCGCCGCCCCCGACTTCTGGCGCGTGGATGTCCCAGGCGGCACGCTCGGCGTGCGGATGTTCCCCACCGAGGAGGGCGAGCACGTCGCCCTCTCCGGGCCGGCCGTCCTCGTTTTCTCCGGCGTGGTGGCCCTCGCCTGA
- the miaA gene encoding tRNA (adenosine(37)-N6)-dimethylallyltransferase MiaA, translating into MSRAPRLWAVVGATGTGKSDLSLDLAEAIRAAGGDAEVVNADAMQLYRGMDIGTAKLPLHERRGVAHHLLDVLDVTEEASVARYQTEARAAIDAILAAGRDAILVGGSGLYVSSVLFAFRFPPRDEALRAQLEDELARLGAGALHARLQREDPATAERVDPHNGRRIVRALEVLAQGEATHGAALPEAPARWRPATLLGLRLERPALVERLDRRVERMWTQGMLDEVQGLRERGLERGVTAPRAIGYAQALAQLAGEMTEADAIAQTQALTRRYARRQVSWFKRYADVRWLEAGEVDDGALAAAVAGEPATLD; encoded by the coding sequence GTGAGCCGCGCGCCGCGGCTCTGGGCGGTCGTCGGCGCGACCGGCACCGGGAAGAGCGATCTCTCGCTCGACCTGGCCGAGGCCATCCGCGCCGCCGGCGGTGACGCCGAGGTCGTGAACGCCGACGCCATGCAGCTGTATCGCGGCATGGACATCGGCACGGCGAAGCTTCCGCTGCACGAGCGCCGCGGCGTCGCGCATCACCTCCTCGACGTGCTCGACGTGACCGAGGAGGCGTCCGTCGCGCGCTATCAGACGGAGGCGCGCGCGGCGATCGACGCGATCCTCGCCGCCGGACGCGACGCCATCCTCGTCGGCGGGTCGGGTCTCTACGTCTCCAGCGTGCTGTTCGCGTTCCGGTTCCCCCCGCGCGACGAGGCGCTGCGCGCGCAGCTGGAGGACGAGCTGGCCCGGCTCGGTGCGGGTGCGCTCCATGCCCGGCTGCAGCGGGAGGACCCCGCGACCGCCGAGCGCGTCGACCCGCACAACGGCCGGCGCATCGTGCGCGCGCTGGAGGTGCTGGCGCAGGGGGAGGCCACCCACGGCGCGGCGCTTCCGGAGGCCCCCGCGCGCTGGCGCCCGGCCACGCTGCTCGGCCTGCGCCTCGAGCGGCCGGCGCTCGTCGAGCGTCTCGACCGGCGGGTCGAGCGGATGTGGACGCAGGGGATGCTCGACGAGGTGCAGGGCCTGCGCGAGCGCGGCCTGGAGCGCGGTGTCACCGCCCCGCGCGCGATCGGGTACGCGCAGGCGCTCGCCCAGCTGGCGGGGGAGATGACGGAGGCGGACGCCATCGCCCAGACCCAGGCGCTCACCCGCCGCTACGCGCGCCGCCAGGTCTCGTGGTTCAAGCGCTATGCCGACGTGCGCTGGCTCGAGGCCGGCGAGGTCGACGACGGGGCGCTGGCCGCCGCCGTCGCCGGGGAGCCGGCGACTCTAGACTGA